The following proteins come from a genomic window of Aquimarina sp. MAR_2010_214:
- a CDS encoding glycosyltransferase family 2 protein, with amino-acid sequence MIKIAAIIPAFNEEENIEAVVDSIIDIKSLQFGIDPIVVNDCSRDRTVEIVKSLNCTVLDLPVNLGIGGAVQTGFKYAYENKYDYAIQVDGDGQHPANEIEKLFLNMIKDNCDVIIGSRFILNEGFQSTALRRFGIQYFMWLNKVLLGIKITDCTSGFRLVNCKVLKLVCDYYPDEYPEPESIVFFRLNNLKIKEVPVEMKERLGGVSSIGFVSSVYYMIKVTLGIFFTFIRVKFQKNT; translated from the coding sequence ATGATCAAAATTGCCGCTATTATACCTGCTTTTAATGAAGAAGAGAATATTGAAGCTGTTGTTGATAGTATTATTGATATTAAAAGCCTACAGTTTGGGATTGACCCTATTGTTGTTAATGACTGTTCGAGAGATAGAACTGTTGAGATTGTAAAATCTTTAAACTGTACAGTTCTTGACTTACCTGTAAACCTTGGAATTGGAGGGGCTGTTCAAACGGGGTTTAAATATGCTTATGAAAATAAATATGATTATGCGATACAGGTAGATGGTGATGGTCAGCATCCTGCTAATGAAATAGAGAAACTATTTTTAAATATGATTAAGGATAATTGTGATGTAATTATAGGTTCTCGTTTTATTCTTAATGAAGGTTTTCAATCTACTGCTTTAAGACGTTTTGGGATTCAATATTTTATGTGGCTAAATAAGGTATTGTTAGGAATTAAAATTACTGATTGTACATCGGGATTTAGATTGGTTAATTGTAAAGTTCTTAAGTTGGTATGTGATTATTATCCTGATGAATATCCCGAACCAGAGTCTATTGTGTTTTTTCGATTGAATAATTTAAAGATTAAAGAAGTTCCTGTTGAGATGAAAGAGAGGTTAGGAGGGGTTTCTTCTATAGGGTTTGTTTCATCTGTATATTATATGATTAAGGTTACATTAGGAATTTTTTTTACTTTTATTCGTGTTAAGTTTCAAAAAAACACTTAA
- a CDS encoding DUF2304 domain-containing protein: MEKIQIIAIIASLLFTFFVIRLIVRGKLREEYSIIWICCTFFLILFSFWREGLDYVSNILGIYEPPNFVFTVSVFMIFMYLLHISIVVSRLYEQNKKLAQEIALLKNKEDKKQ, translated from the coding sequence ATGGAAAAAATTCAAATTATTGCTATTATTGCGAGCTTGCTTTTTACATTTTTTGTAATTAGACTGATTGTAAGAGGGAAGTTAAGAGAGGAATATTCGATTATATGGATTTGTTGCACGTTTTTCTTAATTCTTTTTTCATTTTGGCGAGAAGGGTTAGACTATGTTTCTAATATTTTAGGGATATATGAACCTCCAAATTTTGTTTTTACAGTAAGTGTTTTTATGATTTTCATGTATTTGCTACATATTAGTATTGTTGTGTCTAGACTTTATGAACAAAATAAGAAACTTGCACAAGAGATAGCATTATTAAAAAACAAAGAGGATAAAAAACAATAG